The genomic window ACGTGGCACCGCATTTCAAAGACGATTCAAATATCTATCACGAACTTATGCACCTTTCAGAGCTTCTTCCTGCGATTTATTCCCTTTTGCTGTCAAAGTTGAGTTAAAAACGTTTCGACGTCGCTGTTTTTCGAGCAAAAAAAGAGGGATAAAACCTCCCTCACTTCACTCTCTTCGTATTTGTCTAGCAGGGCCTTTAGCGGCGTAATGTTTCTGGTAATAGAGATACACTCCTCTCGATGGAGGCTCTAACGTCTATACACTCTTCCTTGGGCCGCTTCTTTGCAGCTTTCATTGCTTTAACCATATTCTCCGCAGCTTTTTGGTCGATGTAAATCTCTTTCTCGAATGTTCTTGTTGCCATAATTCTCCCTTCTTTCTAGTGCCTTCATAATTTATTCTATCATTTCGACACGGCATTTCTGCAAATGTTCACCAAAATCCTAGTCCTTCAAACCAATCAACTTACAATTAGGACAAATGGCAATGTTTAAATATATTGCCGATTGTTCGCATAATGACACAATAAAGGCTTCAGTTCTCGTAAGAATTAGGAGTCTGCCCCGTTCATTTGCTCGTTCAAGCGGGACAGGTTTCTGATCATTCCCTTGCAGTACCTTATGACTTTTTTCTCTCCAGTTTCTTTCCAGCACGGTTCTTCGTGAGATAGAGATGAGAGCTTTGTGCTTGTAAGACGACCATATCTTTTCACAATCGTCTTGATGATCTCCTCTTCTTCGTTGGGTAAATGATCGGGCATCGCCGTTCCTTTGACCATCACATACGCTTTCTTGCCTTCTTCGACCACTCCGGCCTCTTTAAGATAAGAGACGACGTCTTCATACTTCACGGGAGTAGGTCCATAGTGATTGGCAATATACCTGAGACCGGTAATGGACATTCCCCTTCTCTCGAATGAAAGCGAATCGGAATAGAACAAAAGCTTGAATAGCTTCATATGATCAAGAGGTCCTATTTCTGATAGAAAACGCCCCACGACTGCACTTAGAGTTCTTCCTGAAAAGACCTTGAAGCCATTGAGGAGCGTTTCGGTATTTCCGTGAGCTTCAATTATCATCCTTTCTCTCAGAGAGAGCCGGGATTCATTTCCAATACCGGTCTTGCCGACTATTCTGTCTCGATCATCCGGCGAGATCCTTCCCTGGACAGCAGCGGCATTAACGAAAGAGATGAAGTCTTCTCCGCCTGGCATTATGTAATTCGTGTAAGATTCGAGAAGCTTGTCTGAAAGAGCTCTCGAGCCGTCTTCAAGCTTGGAAACCAGAGACTTCGTTCTTCCCAGCAGGAGCGCTATCTCCTCCTGAGTGAGGTTTAGATTCTCTCTGGCTTTCCTGAGATCTGACGGCGAGGGGATGCAATTAGTCTTCTCATAATCGTCCCAGATCTTCTTCCAGGCTTCATCGAGAGATCTGGCATCCACATACGAATTCCCGCATTCATCACATCTATAGACATCGTAGGAAAGTCTGACTTGACTTCCCTTGAAACTCTCGACACTCTCTTCCCTAGATAGGCGCATTTTCTTTCCACATTCGGGACATATCATTAAATCAACTCCCGTACTCTCCAATATGCAAAGATAGACAGATCAGCCTTTCATTGAAGCTATAACTCAGCTTGAAATAGACTCTGTCTTTGTATTCATAGTTTTCTGGCGCCGGAAATTCATCATCAGCAATCTCAAGCTCTCTGAGTATTGTTTCAAGCGGTAAGGATTTCCAGACAACAATCGTGAATGAATCTCTTTGATTATCATCCTTGATCTCATCGGGACAGATATCTTTCGCCACCTTCCACGTGGCCTCAAGCACATCATAATGCTCTCTTATTCCTGACTTGTAGAAAGCATTCATCAGATCTATGTTTTTCTTTGCATCACTGAGCAAGTATATATTGCATTCCCGGTTTTCAATAATCTCTTGTATTCTGTTCCTAAGCACATTGAAGAACAGCTTCTTCTTCATCAGATCCATGCTCTTCTCCTATATTATATGTTCTTCCTGTCAACTTTGTCAACTCCACGGTATTTTGTTTCATTTCACGGTCCCATCGCTCGAAGGGTTCGAAAAGAATCCCTCTCAGACGTTCATTGAATTTCCAGCAATACTTTGTGACACAGTTCATCTTTCGCTTCGCGAACTGCAATTCAGTTTGTCAAGTTCCTGGACCTTGCTTTATCGTAGATATTCAGCTTGCAGCAAATGCACTACTTAGTGGCCGATATGAACTCAATGTAAAAAAGCGAGTCTGTCACGAAAAAAACGAAATGTAAAAAAGCGAGTCTGTCACGAAAGATACTCGAACTCTCTTCTATTAGCGTGATCGATCGGTTCATCGAGTTGTTCCCTTCGATTGACTTTTCCTGTTTCCTTATCTGCGAAGTACCCAACGATCTCAATTTCGTTGCTCTCGGCGTATCTGTCGCATTCTTCGAATTGACCTACAAGGCTGAGATCAGATTGATGAAGTGTTGAGACTCTTGCGTAAGCAGCGGCCTTTCTCAATGCAAACACGTCCTAGCTATATCATAGGATTAGTCGAGATGTTCGATGAAAAGCAAACAAAAACTACTGGAACTCACAAGCCTACCTCGAAATCACCTGATTGCACAGGATTTGTTGAATCGCTATCTCTCAAATTTCGAAGCCTTCACTTTGCTCTTGCGCGCCTTTCTAAGGTATTTCTCAGCATTCTCTGGGTCTTCTTCTGCTTTGAGTTTGTATTTCTCCTCCTTGTAGCGATATTTTCCATATTTTTGCCCTCTACCCACTAACAAGAGGAGCACACCAATCACGATTAATGGAATGCCTACAAATGGTAGAAGAAAAGCCAAGATGACTCCTAATATCAAGAACAGCCAGCCGATAAATAGCATCTTCTCCACCTCCTTTCTAATAATAAACTGTAGCATCTTTGCTGCGCCAAATTCCAACTCTGCTAATTAACAAGCGCGTTTCTTCTGATAAGGATTACCCGAGGACGTTTCAATTGAATCACCTTGGAACTACTTCTTGACATCTCAACTAGAAAAGAAACAAGTCTATTTTTGCCTAGAGATGACAAGCATAGACACTGATGCTGCAAAAATCTCAGAGTCTTATGGTCACATAGCTTCTCTCATTCTTCTTAACACCCTTCAAACGCATACGCCGCTGACTTCGGATCCATTCCCGGCAAAAAGAATACTGTCGTGAGTTCTTCAACGTCCTGGCCATGTCTTTTCCAGATGATTTCTGTGATCTTCATGAGTTGATCTCTGGATGGCGCATGTTCAAGCAGTTGGACTTTGACATTCCTCCGCCGCATACCTATTCTAAGATCCCTTATGCTCAGGATCCCATAGGTTGAATCCCCGCTTTTCAACTTGCCCCCCGAAAGAAATTAGTAAAGCAATCATGATTATACACGATTTAACATTCAGAACAAAACATACAAATTAACTCGACTTATTTGCACAGAACAGTTGTCAAGCTCTCAAGATGGCAACAGTAATTATCCTTTTGTTTGAATCGAAGGAGTGAGTGATATGATTAATCAAAAGTTTTGAAGTTAAGCAATGCAGTGGGAGGTGGAACGTGAAAGGATTTGATGAACTAAGGTACATAAGATCTACGCTAGTCATATTCATTTTTGTCGTAACGATTCTTCTAATGATGCTGCCGTACCACGTCTTTCAGAACGAAGCGATAAGCTACACTCAGGAGATTTACTCGGGGATTTTCGAGACATCTATCGAGAATCTAGCTTCCTCTTTATTAGTTGGTTATTTTCAATGGCATGCGATGTATAATGCGGTGAATTCCGGTGACGATGTATTCATTGAAGAGATGCTCCAAGAAATACAGGAGGATTTCCCGGGAGTGAGAGTCGCCAGGCTAATAGATAGACCACCCGAGGTACAGCTAAAAGGTCATTACAACCTATCTAACATTGATCAAGAGCTTTACCTCTACTTCAACATATATGATAGCCTCGTGGACAATGAGATTTCTGACAAAGTTGTGATTGCCAGCATAGACAAGGATGCCATGCTCTCGGATAAACTCCGAAGCTTCACCTCCTAGATTGTTTCTGCACTCGATTTGTCGATGATCTCCTTGAAGTGTTCATGGCAGTATAACTTTCCGCCCAGAAGCTCCGAATTACTCCTGCAAAGCTCCTTCTGATTCTGATCGATCAATTTTCCGCAAGCATGGCAGAGATTAGGCTGAGAACCGAGCTCTTCTTGAATTTCTTCCTTGTACTTCTCATATCTCTTAAATTCAAGGCCGTAGCTCTCGGCCAGTCTCTTTGCCTCAATCGGCAGCAGACCATCGACCAAAATGACTCCGCGCTTTGCCCCGTGCTTCGAGAGAGAAGCGACGAGACTTTGCACTTCGGATTTATGGATCTCATCATTGCCTTCTCTAATGGAGAACACCGTCTTTTCTCCGAAAATGTCCGCGATAAGATCAACGGAGGAATAATCACCCCTTGGAGGAAAATCACAGGATATTCCATAGCTTTCGAGAAGGTCCTTGAACTCAAGAACGAGAAGATTCCGTAGGTTCTTCACATTTCGCTCGGGCTTCGAATAATTCCTGATCCTAAATGAGACAAGACTCACAGTAATTACCTGCGCAAAGAGCAGACCAATAACCACCTGATAAGGGATCACATAAGCAAGCGCAATGATCGCAGCCGATACCACCCACCAGTACTTCCTGAAGTAGTGTAGAATCATATGGTTTTTCCTGTCATGTTATTTCTGTTTCGATCGAAATCCACTTCCACACCTCGTCCAGAAAACACATCGAATATCTATTCAATTATCGCTCAAAGAACCGCGAAATACCTCTTTATCTTCTGAGCCATGAGATAACGTCGCTCCTCGAGAAATTCTTCATAGTCGTCTATTGTCATATTCACTGTGTTTTCAGGGATGCAGTTCATCTTCCAGTTCTCAAGCATTTCTGACTTCAGCGTGATACCTCCATACTTGAGACCCCCACCATTGCATTGATTTAGAGCTTCTGTAAGGTATTGCGAAGGCGGCTTAGAACTGATAGCAATGTTGATCTCGCTCTGTGTCATCGCGTAGTTAGCAATCTGATTGTATTTTCCTCTGGTAAGTCCGAATTTCTTCAGATATTCCTTCGGGAAAATGTGATGAACATCTCCCTTTAGGCTAACCAGATCTGCGACGCAGATATCGCGTGAAAGGAAACCCTTGTCTTTAAGCTTCACTTGAGCCGCAAGATAGACATTGAAAGAAGGGCTGCTGGAAACCGAAGTATTCATTT from Mesotoga sp. UBA6090 includes these protein-coding regions:
- a CDS encoding restriction endonuclease, whose product is MILHYFRKYWWVVSAAIIALAYVIPYQVVIGLLFAQVITVSLVSFRIRNYSKPERNVKNLRNLLVLEFKDLLESYGISCDFPPRGDYSSVDLIADIFGEKTVFSIREGNDEIHKSEVQSLVASLSKHGAKRGVILVDGLLPIEAKRLAESYGLEFKRYEKYKEEIQEELGSQPNLCHACGKLIDQNQKELCRSNSELLGGKLYCHEHFKEIIDKSSAETI
- a CDS encoding recombinase family protein, coding for MRKAAAYARVSTLHQSDLSLVGQFEECDRYAESNEIEIVGYFADKETGKVNRREQLDEPIDHANRREFEYLS
- a CDS encoding type II TA system antitoxin MqsA family protein, which codes for MICPECGKKMRLSREESVESFKGSQVRLSYDVYRCDECGNSYVDARSLDEAWKKIWDDYEKTNCIPSPSDLRKARENLNLTQEEIALLLGRTKSLVSKLEDGSRALSDKLLESYTNYIMPGGEDFISFVNAAAVQGRISPDDRDRIVGKTGIGNESRLSLRERMIIEAHGNTETLLNGFKVFSGRTLSAVVGRFLSEIGPLDHMKLFKLLFYSDSLSFERRGMSITGLRYIANHYGPTPVKYEDVVSYLKEAGVVEEGKKAYVMVKGTAMPDHLPNEEEEIIKTIVKRYGRLTSTKLSSLSHEEPCWKETGEKKVIRYCKGMIRNLSRLNEQMNGADS